One Capsicum annuum cultivar UCD-10X-F1 chromosome 2, UCD10Xv1.1, whole genome shotgun sequence genomic window carries:
- the LOC107859588 gene encoding ankyrin repeat domain-containing protein 13C, whose translation MSKPATTSPAKATTIKPEDYTHSPVHYAVVLGDHNKLSRIIASLPRLADPTRIQTESDSLIQERIADKITAVLDRRDNRNRETPLHLAVRLNDVYAARLLAVAGADISLQNADGWNALQEAIMRRCSDVVSILVQHHHLSAWYKWRRRLPRLVAVLRRMRDFYMEIAFHFESSIVPFVGKIAPSDTYKIWKRDGNLRADTSLAGYDGLKVQRANQSFLFLGDGDRNSDIPAGSLLVLNHDDLKMYDAFENAGAPLSDSDVSSFCNQTSVYRPGMDVTKSTLVSRTNWRGQEKTENIGEWKARVYDVNNVVFSFRSRKISGAESEQILPLDLELEEDSEDGFLVAENPRFSVSTAAASSVESSKQRRHSSFIREERDFVTVSRKSVDIIPEPRRRAAAIPVAPPPNTKEKEYVKSLKPSVWLTEQFPLKTEELLPLLDILANKVKAVRRMRELLTTKFPPGTFPVKLAIPVVPTVRVVITFTKFVELQPIEQFYTPFSSPRHLLHGDSEDESSSSNYYSLPSSSSSSSSSSSSWLLKSKQLQQNRNGAQQVDPFAIPRGYSWSSFDEKNRKMKKSKSTRRTK comes from the exons ATGTCGAAACCGGCGACAACTTCTCCGGCGAAGGCGACGACAATAAAACCAGAAGATTACACTCATAGCCCTGTACATTACGCCGTCGTTTTAGGAGATCACAATAAACTAAGCAGAATTATTGCTTCTCTTCCTCGACTCGCTGATCCAACTCGGATACAGACGGAGTCCGACTCGCTTATACAGGAACGAATTGCTGATAAAATTACGGCAGTACTTGATCGGCGTGATAACCGAAACCGTGAAACTCCTCTACATCTGGCCGTCCGTTTGAATGACGTGTATGCAGCAAGGTTACTTGCTGTTGCTGGTGCTGATATTTCGCTTCAGAATGCAGATGGTTGGAATGCTCTACAGGAAGCTATTATGCGGAGATGCTCTGATGTTGTTTCGATTTTAGTTCAGCATCATCATTTAAGTGCTTGGTACAAGTGGCGACGTCGTTTACCTCGCCTTGTTGCTGTTCTTCGCAGAATGCGTGACTTCTACATGGAAATTGCTTTCCATTTCGAGAGTTCTATTGTTCCATTCGTTGGCAAAATTGCGCCTTCTGATACGTATAAGATCTGGAAACGCGATGGTAATCTTCGAGCAGATACATCTTTAGCTGGTTATGATGGCTTGAAAGTTCAGCGAGCTAATCAGAGTTTTCTATTCCTTGGTGACGGTGACCGGAATTCTGATATTCCGGCTGGTTCATTGCTAGTTTTGAACCACGATGACCTTAAAATGTATGATGCTTTTGAGAACGCTGGTGCTCCTTTGAGCGATTCTGATGTTTCGAGTTTCTGTAATCAAACAAGTGTGTATCGTCCTGGAATGGACGTGACGAAATCAACACTAGTTAGTCGTACAAATTGGAGAGGGCAAGAGAAAACGGAGAACATCGGCGAATGGAAAGCCAGAGTTTATGATGTGAATAATGTTGTTTTCAGCTTCCGATCGCGCAAAATTTCCGGAGCTGAAAGCGAACAAATTCTACCATTAGACTTAGAACTAGAAGAGGATTCCGAAGACGGTTTCCTCGTCGCAGAGAATCCACGGTTTAGCGTCTCAACGGCCGCTGCCTCCTCCGTAGAAAGCAGCAAACAACGACGTCACAGCAGTTTCATTCGAGAGGAAAGGGATTTCGTTACGGTTTCTCGAAAAAGCGTCGACATAATACCGGAACCACGGCGGAGAGCGGCGGCGATACCGGTTGCACCGCCGCCGAATACAAAGGAAAAGGAGTACGTGAAGAGCCTGAAACCGTCAGTCTGGTTGACGGAGCAGTTTCCGTTAAAGACGGAGGAGTTGCTGCCGTTACTTGACATATTAGCGAACAAAGTGAAAGCAGTTAGACGAATGAGAGAGCTGTTAACCACCAAGTTCCCTCCGGGGACATTCCCAGTAAAG TTGGCAATACCAGTGGTCCCTACAGTGAGGGTAGTAATCACATTCACAAAGTTTGTTGAGTTACAACCAATTGAACAGTTCTATACTCCATTTTCAAGTCCGAGGCACCTCCTTCATGGTGATAGTGAGGATGAAAGTTCAAGCAGCAATTACTATTCacttccatcatcatcatcatcatcatcatcttcgtcATCGTCGTGGCTGTTGAAAAGCAAGCAGCTACAACAAAACCGTAATGGTGCACAACAGGTAGATCCATTTGCAATACCTCGCGGTTATAGTTGGAGTAGTTTTGATGAGAAGAATAGGAAAATGAAGAAATCTAAGTCTACTAGGAGAACCAAGTGA